A genomic stretch from Myxocyprinus asiaticus isolate MX2 ecotype Aquarium Trade chromosome 24, UBuf_Myxa_2, whole genome shotgun sequence includes:
- the LOC127415395 gene encoding LOW QUALITY PROTEIN: solute carrier family 26 member 6 (The sequence of the model RefSeq protein was modified relative to this genomic sequence to represent the inferred CDS: deleted 2 bases in 1 codon; substituted 1 base at 1 genomic stop codon) — protein MANALLTAVPPVFGLYSSSYPVLIYFIFGTSKHIVSPGTFSILSIMVGTLTGDAVLPGSGGEEDEEADRTRVAITSQLSILCGLIQIYSGYKFVPKLAVIIVYFCRFYSVLHCGGVCQWLSQPLVSGYTFAAVVHVTVHQLPLLMGIFTVRHRGVFAVVWVRMSFVYFILCPQYISALPATLVVSLVSLVILVGGKLLNSRWSTRFPIPWELVLVACSTLSSIQFDLSDQYGIQIIGPMPTGLSLPSFPSFSFSQELFMAALALAVVGYGFQASLGTMFAHKHGYQFHSNQELLAMGLCKSVGVMFQCFTVCGSMSRSMVLENTGSTAEERDQTSAESIELSVQIPEKTPEKERSRSSCKQRVCVCVCVCVCVCVCVCVCVFQTVLAVIILLNLHGIFAQVNVPKLWKTDRLDLVVWVATLLSALVFNLNLGLGVAIVFSLFIIVFRTQQPRSSVLGHIAGTDFYXDLEKYSKGIQVPGVTVFCCCNPLYYANADQIFTSLKQAVCKGKVENPTVCPLDQEGAWSSQHCVILKLSKVTFIDSVAVCSLKTVSGTKHKHT, from the exons ATGGCTAATGCTTTGCTCACTGCAGTTCCTCCAGTGTTTGGTCTGTATTCCTCCTCCTACCCTGTTCTTATTTACTTCATTTTTGGAACATCTAAACACATCGTCTCTCC AGGTACTTTTTCTATCCTGTCCATCATGGTCGGTACATTGACTGGTGATGCGGTGTTGCCAGGCAGTGGAGGGGAGGAAGATGAG GAGGCTGACAGGACTAGAGTTGCCATTACATCTCAATTGTCCATTCTATGTGGACTGATACAG atttacagtgggtacaaatttgtccccaaactagCTGTAATAATTGTGTATTTCTGCAGATTCTACTCTGTGTTGCATTGTGGAGGAGTGTGTCAGTGGTTGTCTCAGCCATTGGTCAGTGGATACACTTTTGCAGCTGTTGTCCATGTGACTGTTCACCAGCTGCCTTTACTGATGGGCATCTTCACAGTCAGACACAGAGGGGTCTTTGCTGTGGTTTGGGTGAGAATGAGCTTTGTGTATTTTATCTTATGCCCTCAATATATCTCTG CATTACCAGCAACACTGGTTGTTTCTCTTGTCTCTCTGGTGATACTTGTTGGCGGAAAACTGCTAAATTCACGCTGGAGCACTCGATTTCCCATTCCATGGGAGTTAGTACTGGTGG CATGTTCCACTCTATCATCAATTCAGTTTGATTTGTCTGATCAGTATGGAATTCAGATCATTGGACCCATGCCAACGGG TCTCTCACTTCCGTCCTTTCCAAGCTTTTCCTTTTCCCAAGAGCTGTTTATGGCAGCTCTTGCACTTGCAGTGGTGGGCTATGGTTTCCAAGCCTCATTGGGCACGATGTTTGCTCATAAACATGGGTACCAGTTTCACAGCAACCAG GAGCTGCTGGCTATGGGTCTGTGTAAATCTGTTGGAGTGATGTTCCAGTGCTTTACAGTGTGCGGCTCAATGTCTCGTAGTATGGTGCTGGAGAATACAGGCTCAA CTGCTGAAGAAAGGGACCAAACTTCGGCAGAATCAATAGAATTATCTGTGCAGATCCCAGAGAAGACACCTGAGAAGGAGAGATCAAGGTCATCATGTAAG caacgtgtgtgtgtgtgtgtgtgtgtgtgtgtgtgtgtgtgtgtgtgtgtgtgtgtgtgtgtgtttcagacagTCTTGGCTGTCATAATTTTGTTGAATCTGCATGGGATTTTTGCGCAGGTAAACGTACCAAAACTCTGGAAAACAGACCGATTAGACCTG GTTGTGTGGGTTGCTACACTGCTCAGTGCCTTGGTGTTTAACCTGAACCTGGGGCTTGGTGTTGCAATAGTGTTCTCTCTCTTTATCATTGTCTTCAGGACACAACA GCCCAGGTCGTCCGTTCTTGGGCACATTGCTGGCACAGACTTTTACTAAGACCTGGAGAAATACTCAAAGggaat CCAGGTCCCTGGAGTGACTGTGTTCTGCTGCTGTAATCCACTTTACTACGCCAATGCAGACCAAATCTTCACATCACTTAAACAG GCAGTGTGTAAAGGTAAAGTGGAGAATCCCACAGTATGTCCTTTAGATCAAGAGGGGGCTTGGAGTTCACAGCACTGTGTTATTCTAAAGCTCAGTAAAGTCACCTTCATTGACTCTGTGGCGGTGTGCTCACTCAAAACAGTTAGtggcacaaaacacaaacacacatag
- the wdr6 gene encoding WD repeat-containing protein 6, with protein MASPVESSVMRSTVLVAPVTALEFLGEEFLLTGEGPILSVYSLHAPPTKCTSLNVLHSYRIHGIRPRKCSNDLISSESSLWDNEELIIFGGKGVRLISLSSGGQCLKLISPLLELQDWVLDIHWLEGVPHPLLGVSLAHNALLLLEAESGNVLSLYSCVETCLLYSALLIGPSWDSLVLVGGTVFNQLVLWRPRGSEPEGHSQVERRLLGHSGVIFSLCYLKKSEWLASASDDRSVRLWNVGKLGGDAGCGEESPTCLRVLYGHQARVFCVRLTPSRVFSAGEDGACLLWEWRGEGKVGHTFRGHKSGGVRALAVSEGSVCCRGGWMATGGADGGIRVWKVAKEKKESEETQAEPQMDLGFKGQGCPKVVRLVVEGGVNKILVCTDQGEVYLGQGETWDVIWQGGAEFQSYCVMEVTSVQVLNYDSVVWLCAVGNLNGGVKAFPVGQPGAGVLLRAGEGKVHSVLWLKCLFGGCWGLCLLASGSEGLVYRWKIEVMEGETGLHLKVKRLPPFLLPPCAKRWLTSAVTLSQKQRSYLCGDRRGSLLLYTEREENDSRNLERGNGMDLKDSETESGQISEVQGVTEQVEQEAAENNTAIKNSVTDNIDCPLSPVSTLFGVHGKQGVTSVCEHQGVCYTTGRDGCVRILTVEDNVLTVRRVQRACRGMEWLEKVLFLGSNGPELQGDTLNERMEEGKINIEMGVGGENESVAEARYVMAGFHSVSFVIWDPHRQEKLLSVACGGGHRSWVYRPPIHTHSDTHTHTLGQGTLVFIKQGAVMASHSLEFRGTDLNGHTLKEGLHGRGIGCVCRLGSVTKGGSELWEVLVTGGEDTTVSVLAVEPKSETVKVLAVLTDHISNVRTLGAVRRGESNESGKDSSSISSLVFSAGGRAQLQCYRLLIRLNEQQGQPVCKVTQIAGHRLDKQWERKRNRHKTVKMDPETRYMSMAVVPDGNECVLLALGCSDGAVRLFSVTESSRRVEMRWECFYHQRCVLSIATYKLEDTNCKQLLLLFSATTDGCICVWDLTAVLNSKASVSWQGPSAPFFSIPVHQSGVNTLALSKWRAEGQMEENQISLVSGGDDGQLSVLHIRIEHEQQKNGGVSIQLLTHWSVALAHSAPLTGLCLLSPTLLVSTSPDQRICLWSVTSDGLRQQKVLFSHTADAAGLWAWHGAGPEEGDWVVVCGQGLQLFQLTDGEKDELSETGNRRKEEERRKVIFSHRFLRT; from the exons ATGGCATCCCCTGTGGAGTCCTCTGTGATGAGGAGCACTGTGCTTGTTGCTCCAGTGACTGCACTGGAATTCCTGGGGGAGGAATTCCTGTTGACAG GTGAAGGACCAATCCTCTCTGTGTACAGTCTTCATGCACCTCCTACAAAATGTACATCTTTGAATGTTCTCCATAGCTACCGTATTCATGGGATACGACCTAGGAAATGTTCCAATGATTTAATTTCATCTGAAAGTTCTCTTTGGGACAATGAGGAGCTaattatttttggaggaaaaggAGTGCGGCTTATCAGCCTTAGTTCTGGAGGGCAATGTCTGAAGTTGATTAGCCCTCTCTTGGAGCTGCAAGACTGGGTTTTAGACATTCATTGGCTGGAAGGAGTACCCCATCCACTGTTAGGCGTATCCTTGGCCCACAATGCCCTGCTGCTTCTTGAGGCAGAATCAGGTAACGTTCTGTCCCTCTACTCCTGCGTGGAGACCTGTCTTCTCTATTCAGCACTTTTGATTGGCCCAAGCTGGGACTCTTTAGTGCTGGTGGGTGGCACTGTTTTCAATCAGCTGGTGCTTTGGAGGCCCAGAGGGTCTGAACCTGAGGGCCATTCCCAGGTTGAGAGACGTCTGCTTGGCCACAGTGGAGTAATTTTCAGCCTTTGCTACCTTAAGAAATCTGAATGGCTAGCGTCTGCCTCAGACGACCGCAGCGTTCGTTTGTGGAACGTCGGAAAACTGGGCGGAGATGCAGGTTGTGGTGAGGAATCACCCACATGTCTGCGGGTGCTTTATGGGCACCAAGCCCGGGTTTTCTGTGTCAGGCTTACGCCCAGTCGCGTATTCAGTGCTGGGGAAGATGGAGCGTGCCTGCTGTGGGAATGGAGAGGTGAAGGCAAGGTTGGACATACTTTTAGAGGGCATAAGTCAGGTGGTGTAAGGGCTTTGGCTGTCAGCGAAGGAAGTGTATGCTGTAGGGGGGGATGGATGGCTACTGGAGGGGCAGATGGTGGGATAAGGGTGTGGAAAGTGgcaaaggaaaagaaagaaagtgaggaaACACAGGCAGAACCTCAGATGGATCTGGGTTTTAAAGGGCAGGGTTGCCCTAAGGTTGTTCGATTAGTAGTTGAGGGTGGAGTGAATAAAATTCTGGTTTGTACTGACCAGGGAGAGGTGTACCTTGGTCAGGGTGAAACCTGGGATGTAATTTGGCAAGGGGGAGCAGAATTCCAGTCGTATTGTGTGATGGAGGTCACAAGCGTCCAAGTCCTGAATTATGATTCTGTTGTGTGGTTGTGTGCGGTGGGTAACCTGAATGGAGGTGTCAAAGCATTCCCTGTGGGACAGCCAGGTGCGGGTGTGTTACTAAGAGCTGGTGAGGGTAAAGTTCATTCTGTGCTTTGGTTAAAGTGTCTGTTTGGAGGTTGCTGGGGTTTGTGTCTTCTTGCATCAGGTTCCGAGGGATTGGTGTACAGGTGGAAAATAGAAGTTATGGAAGGTGAGACAGGCCTACATTTAAAGGTGAAAAGACTACCTCCATTCCTGTTGCCACCCTGTGCCAAGCGTTGGCTTACTTCTGCAGTAACCCTGTCGCAGAAACAAAGATCATACCTGTGTGGTGACCGGAGAGGCTCACTGCTGCTTTACACCGAAAGGGAGGAGAATGACAGTAGAAATCTGGAAAGAGGAAACGGGATGGATTTAAAAGATAGCGAAACAGAGAGCGGGCAAATAAGCGAAGTGCAAGGGGTGACAGAACAGGTCGAGCAAGAAGCAGCTGAAAATAACACAGCAATTAAGAATAGTGTCACTGACAACATTGACTGTCCTCTGTCTCCAGTCAGCACCCTTTTCGGTGTCCATGGAAAGCAAGGTGTGACTTCTGTGTGTGAGCATCAGGGCGTGTGTTACACCACAGGTCGAGATGGGTGTGTAAGAATATTAACCGTGGAGGACAATGTTCTGACGGTGCGTAGAGTTCAGCGGGCCTGCAGAGGGATGGAATGGCTGGAGAAGGTTCTGTTTCTGGGCTCCAATGGACCAGAACTTCAGGGAGACACACTGAATGAGAGAATGGAGGAAGGGAAGATCAATATAGAGATGGGAGTAGGAGGAGAGAATGAAAGCGTAGCCGAGGCTCGTTATGTAATGGCTGGCTTCCACTCAGTTAGCTTTGTTATATGGGACCCTCACCGACAAGAGAAGCTATTATCTGTTGCCTGTGGAGGTGGACATCGATCCTGGGTCTACAGACCCCCGATACACACCCACTcagacactcatacacacacacttgggCAGGGTACCCTTGTGTTCATCAAGCAAGGAGCTGTCATGGCATCTCATTCTTTAGAGTTCAGAGGAACCGATCTGAATGGACACACCTTGAAGGAGGGGCTACATGGCCGGGGTATTGGCTGTGTGTGTCGCCTTGGTAGTGTCACCAAGGGAGGATCAGAACTCTGGGAGGTTCTTGTTACTGGAGGGGAGGATACTACAGTGAGCGTACTTGCTGTGGAACCGAAGAGTGAAACTGTGAAGGTGCTCGCTGTTCTAACGGACCACATCTCTAATGTTCGCACACTGGGTGCTGTCAGAAGAGGAGAAAGTAATGAAAGTGGAAAGGATTCTTCCTCTATCTCTTCTTTGGTATTCTCAGCGGGGGGACGGGCACAATTGCAGTGTTACCGGCTCCTGATTCGTTTGAATGAGCAGCAGGGTCAGCCAGTCTGTAAGGTCACTCAGATAGCTGGCCATCGATTGGATAAGCAGTGGGAACGGAAGCGGAACCGACACAAGACCGTCAAAATGGACCCAGAGACTAG GTACATGTCTATGGCAGTGGTGCCTGATGGGAATGAATGTGTCCTCCTGGCTCTGGGGTGTAGTGACGGTGCAGTAAG GCTCTTCAGTGTGACTGAGAGCAGTAGGAGGGTTGAGATGCGTTGGGAGTGTTTTTACCATCAAAGGTGTGTGCTCAGCATCGCCACCTACAAGCTGGAGGACACCAATTGCAAACA gctttTGTTGCTGTTCAGTGCCACTACAGATGGTTGTATATGTGTGTGGGATTTGACAGCAGTTTTGAACAGCAAGGCCAGTGTCAGCTGGCAGG GTCCATCAGCCCCGTTCTTTTCCATACCTGTCCATCAAAGTGGAGTCAATACTCTTGCCTTATCAAAATGGAGGGCGGAGGGACAAATGGAGGAAAACCAGATCTCATTGGTCAGTGGTGGAGATGACGGACAGCTCTCTGTGTTGCATATCAGGATAGAACATGAACAGCAGAAGAATGGAGGTGTATCCATACAGCTACTCACTCACTGGTCAGTGGCCTTGGCGCATTCGGCACCCCTCACTGGGTTATGTTTGCTAAGCCCCACCCTATTGGTGTCCACCTCACCGGACCAGCGCATATGTTTGTGGAGTGTGACCAGTGATGGGCTTCGCCAACAGAAGGTACTGTTCTCGCACACAGCAGATGCTGCAGGGTTGTGGGCGTGGCATGGGGCTGGGCCAGAGGAAGGAGACTGGGTGGTTGTTTGTGGGCAGGGCTTGCAGCTGTTTCAATTAACCGATGGAGAGAAGGATGAACTGAGTGAAACCGGTAACAGGAGAAAAGAGGAGGAGAGAAGGAAAGTGATATTTTCACATCGTTTTCTGAGGACATAA